The following are encoded in a window of Rhodothermales bacterium genomic DNA:
- the ettA gene encoding energy-dependent translational throttle protein EttA: MSDTKIIFSMLGVGKIHKPSKQVLKNINLSFYYGAKIGVLGLNGSGKSTLLKIIAGLDTDYLGTIEVKKGTTFGYLSQEPELDPDRTVREIVEEGARHVVGLLKAYEEVSAKFSEPDADFDKLMDEQAKLQDKIDHLNGWDIQSKLEMAMDALRCPPPESSVKVLSGGERRRVALCRLLLQEPDVLLLDEPTNHLDAESISWLEQHLARYPGTVIAVTHDRYFLDNVAGWILELDRGSGIPFEGNYSTWLELKGKRLALEEKQASKLQKTLARELEWIRTSPKGRHAKSKARISSYEKMVADQQEKRNEDIEIPIPPGPRLGNLVIEATNVAKGYGDRLLFENLNFALPPGGIIGVIGPNGAGKTTLFRMITGQEKPDSGSFRIGETVKLGYVDQNRPLDPDKTIWEEISGGMELLQVGNREMNSRAYVGRFNFAGSDQQKRVGQLSGGERNRVHLAKTLRESCNVLLLDEPTNDLDVNTLRALEEALEAFVGCAVVISHDRWFLDRVATHILAFEGDSVVTWFDGNYSQYETHRHEVLGIEADQPHRIRYKKLVR, translated from the coding sequence TTGAGCGATACCAAGATTATTTTCTCCATGTTGGGCGTGGGCAAGATCCATAAACCCAGCAAGCAAGTTCTGAAGAACATCAACCTCTCGTTCTACTACGGCGCCAAGATCGGCGTATTGGGGTTGAACGGCTCCGGGAAGAGCACCCTGCTCAAGATCATCGCGGGGCTTGACACAGACTACCTCGGCACGATCGAGGTCAAAAAAGGCACCACCTTCGGCTACCTGTCCCAGGAGCCCGAGCTGGATCCCGATCGCACGGTCCGCGAGATCGTCGAGGAGGGCGCGCGGCATGTCGTCGGCCTGTTGAAGGCGTACGAGGAGGTGAGCGCTAAATTCTCCGAGCCGGATGCCGACTTTGACAAGCTCATGGACGAGCAGGCGAAGTTGCAGGACAAGATCGACCATCTGAACGGGTGGGACATCCAGAGCAAACTCGAGATGGCGATGGACGCCCTCCGTTGTCCCCCGCCGGAATCGTCCGTCAAAGTGCTCTCCGGCGGCGAACGCCGGCGCGTGGCGCTCTGCCGGCTGCTGCTTCAGGAGCCGGACGTGCTCCTGCTCGACGAGCCGACCAACCATCTGGACGCCGAGTCGATCTCCTGGCTCGAACAGCACCTGGCCCGGTATCCCGGCACGGTCATCGCCGTCACCCACGATAGGTACTTTCTGGACAACGTAGCCGGCTGGATCCTGGAGCTCGACCGCGGTAGCGGCATCCCGTTCGAGGGCAACTATTCGACCTGGCTGGAGCTGAAGGGCAAACGCCTCGCGCTCGAGGAAAAGCAAGCTTCGAAGCTGCAGAAAACACTCGCCCGAGAGCTGGAGTGGATTCGGACGTCTCCCAAAGGGCGCCACGCGAAGAGCAAGGCCCGTATCTCCTCGTACGAGAAGATGGTGGCCGACCAGCAGGAGAAACGCAACGAGGATATCGAAATCCCGATTCCACCCGGACCGCGCCTCGGCAACCTGGTCATCGAAGCCACCAACGTGGCGAAGGGATATGGGGATCGATTGCTCTTCGAGAACCTCAACTTCGCCCTGCCTCCGGGCGGCATCATCGGTGTGATCGGCCCGAACGGCGCTGGCAAGACGACGCTCTTCCGGATGATCACCGGCCAGGAAAAGCCCGACAGCGGCTCCTTCCGGATCGGGGAGACGGTAAAGCTGGGCTATGTGGATCAGAACCGGCCGCTCGACCCCGACAAAACGATCTGGGAAGAGATCTCCGGCGGCATGGAGCTCCTGCAAGTGGGCAACCGGGAGATGAACTCGCGCGCCTACGTGGGCCGCTTCAATTTCGCCGGCAGCGACCAGCAGAAACGCGTCGGTCAGCTCTCGGGCGGGGAACGCAACCGCGTCCACCTCGCGAAGACGCTCCGCGAAAGCTGCAACGTGTTGCTACTGGACGAGCCCACGAACGACCTCGACGTCAACACCCTCCGCGCGCTGGAGGAAGCGCTCGAGGCATTCGTCGGCTGCGCTGTGGTGATTTCGCATGATCGCTGGTTCCTGGATCGGGTTGCAACGCACATCCTGGCTTTCGAGGGGGATAGCGTGGTGACGTGGTTCGACGGCAACTACTCGCAATATGAGACTCACCGCCACGAAGTCCTGGGCATCGAGGCCGACCAGCCCCACCGAATCCGGTATAAGAAGCTGGTGCGTTGA
- a CDS encoding ABC transporter permease, which translates to MPNLSALLSRYGMVLVLLALCLFYAFMTMAEQNPRGADAAAAIADDLREAAGEGAVVLVTKANAEHQQFADALGAMLRDAGVPVTGVVRGEPTEIREGLEALAATGVAVAAIGTPQDYATIVGNITSRIPPLAGAKITAPRSYRWPTFLLANNLRNVANQIVVIAILAVGMTMVIITAGIDLSVGSLIALSAVVAAWIIRAMGGADASLGVMLFASVSAILMCGMVGFVSGMTITQFKVPPFITTLAVMLVASGFAYIISRGESIYEVPDSYVWLGRGADLFSIPNAVILMAVIYLLAHILMTRTTLGRYIYAVGGNPEAARLSGIRVNSVLLFVYTVGGMLAGLGGIVQASQLKSGAPTYGLLYELYVIAAVVVGGTSLAGGEGRIMGTLVGALIIAVIQNGMNLTGVESYTQKVVLGMVILVAVLLDMLKKRSWRVKKATA; encoded by the coding sequence ATGCCCAACCTCTCCGCCCTTCTCTCCCGCTACGGCATGGTCCTCGTGCTGCTAGCGCTGTGCCTGTTTTATGCGTTTATGACGATGGCGGAGCAGAACCCGCGTGGGGCGGATGCGGCGGCGGCGATCGCGGATGACCTGCGGGAGGCCGCCGGCGAGGGCGCGGTGGTTCTGGTGACCAAAGCGAACGCCGAGCATCAACAATTCGCCGACGCCCTCGGGGCGATGTTGCGCGACGCCGGCGTGCCGGTTACCGGCGTCGTCCGCGGCGAGCCGACAGAGATTCGGGAAGGATTGGAGGCCCTGGCGGCGACAGGCGTCGCCGTGGCGGCGATCGGGACCCCGCAGGATTATGCTACGATCGTGGGCAATATCACCTCGCGCATCCCGCCGCTCGCCGGCGCGAAGATCACGGCCCCGCGCAGCTACCGCTGGCCCACGTTTTTGCTCGCGAACAACCTGCGCAACGTGGCCAACCAGATCGTCGTCATCGCCATCCTGGCGGTGGGGATGACGATGGTGATCATCACGGCCGGCATCGACCTCTCCGTCGGTAGCCTGATCGCGCTCTCGGCCGTCGTGGCGGCCTGGATCATCCGCGCGATGGGCGGCGCAGACGCATCGCTGGGCGTGATGCTGTTCGCCTCCGTGTCAGCCATCCTGATGTGCGGCATGGTGGGCTTTGTGTCGGGCATGACGATCACGCAATTCAAGGTGCCGCCGTTTATCACGACGCTGGCCGTGATGCTCGTGGCGAGCGGGTTCGCGTACATCATCAGCCGGGGCGAATCGATTTACGAAGTGCCGGATTCGTACGTATGGCTGGGCCGCGGCGCCGATCTGTTCTCCATCCCCAACGCCGTCATCCTGATGGCCGTGATTTATCTGCTGGCGCACATCCTGATGACCCGGACGACGCTCGGGCGGTACATTTACGCCGTCGGCGGCAACCCCGAGGCGGCGCGGCTGTCCGGCATCCGGGTGAACAGCGTGTTACTTTTCGTCTATACGGTGGGCGGGATGCTTGCCGGCCTTGGCGGGATCGTCCAGGCCTCGCAGCTCAAAAGCGGGGCGCCGACGTACGGGTTGTTGTATGAACTGTACGTCATCGCCGCCGTCGTGGTGGGCGGCACCAGCCTGGCCGGCGGGGAGGGCCGGATCATGGGGACCCTCGTCGGCGCCCTCATCATTGCCGTGATCCAGAACGGGATGAACCTCACCGGTGTCGAGAGCTACACCCAGAAGGTGGTGTTGGGCATGGTGATCCTGGTGGCGGTGCTGCTGGACATGCTCAAGAAGCGGAGCTGGCGGGTGAAAAAAGCGACGGCGTGA
- a CDS encoding sugar ABC transporter ATP-binding protein — translation MTMAEGAPLLAMEGIEKSFPGVYALKGVRLDLHRGEVLAVVGENGAGKSTLIKVLAGVHAPDAGAITIDGVARRFANPLEAQRAGIAVIYQEFNLIPGLTVQENILLGHEKARFGFFSPKEERQTTEALFARMRIHIDPSAVCATLSVAQQQLVEIAKALSLGARILVMDEPSAALTNQEVDTLFAIIRDLQAQGIGIIYISHRLNEIFAIADRVTVLRDGAYIDTRPVADVNREALIEMMVGRSIDNEFPKVSHPVGDVRLEVRGLARTLNEPGVSFVVRRGEIVGLTGLVGAGRTELARLIFGADRAAKGEIVLDGRPLRIRSPQDAIRQGICLLTEDRKAQGLVLGLSSRENFALPNLGHWSRRGFIAGKEERARFAEYIGSINIKLSHQDQLVRNLSGGNQQKVLLARWLESNSDVIIFDEPTRGIDVGAKYEIYLLMNELARAGKAILMISSELPEVLGMSDRVLVMHQGRINGEIADVRRATQEEVMALAVA, via the coding sequence ATGACCATGGCGGAAGGGGCGCCCCTCCTGGCGATGGAGGGTATCGAAAAATCGTTTCCGGGCGTGTACGCGCTGAAGGGTGTCCGGCTGGACCTCCACCGGGGCGAGGTGCTGGCCGTCGTCGGCGAAAACGGCGCCGGCAAAAGCACGCTCATCAAGGTGCTCGCCGGCGTACACGCGCCGGATGCCGGCGCGATCACGATTGACGGCGTCGCCCGGCGATTCGCGAACCCGCTGGAGGCACAGCGCGCCGGCATCGCGGTCATCTACCAGGAATTTAACCTGATCCCAGGCCTCACCGTCCAGGAAAACATCCTCCTCGGCCACGAAAAAGCCCGCTTCGGGTTCTTCTCCCCTAAGGAGGAGCGGCAAACCACCGAGGCGCTGTTCGCCCGGATGCGGATTCACATCGACCCGTCCGCCGTCTGCGCCACACTGAGCGTCGCGCAGCAGCAGCTCGTCGAAATCGCAAAAGCGCTTTCGCTGGGGGCCCGGATCCTGGTGATGGACGAGCCGAGCGCCGCGCTCACCAACCAGGAAGTCGACACCCTCTTCGCCATCATCCGGGACCTCCAGGCGCAGGGCATCGGGATCATCTACATCAGCCACCGGCTCAACGAGATCTTTGCGATTGCCGACCGCGTGACGGTGCTACGCGATGGAGCCTACATCGACACCCGCCCTGTGGCGGATGTGAATCGCGAGGCCCTGATCGAGATGATGGTGGGCCGCTCGATCGACAACGAGTTTCCCAAGGTGAGCCACCCCGTGGGCGACGTGCGACTGGAGGTGCGCGGCCTGGCGCGGACGCTAAACGAGCCCGGCGTGTCGTTTGTTGTCCGCCGCGGCGAAATCGTCGGGCTGACGGGACTGGTCGGCGCCGGGCGGACGGAACTCGCGCGACTGATTTTCGGGGCGGACCGGGCGGCGAAGGGCGAGATCGTGCTCGACGGCCGGCCGCTGCGCATCCGTTCGCCGCAGGACGCCATCCGCCAGGGCATCTGCCTGCTCACCGAGGACCGGAAGGCGCAGGGCCTCGTGCTGGGGCTGTCCTCGCGCGAGAACTTCGCGCTGCCGAACCTCGGGCACTGGTCGCGGCGCGGCTTCATCGCCGGCAAGGAGGAGCGCGCCCGCTTCGCCGAATATATCGGTAGCATCAACATCAAACTCTCCCACCAGGACCAGCTCGTCCGCAACCTCTCCGGCGGCAACCAGCAGAAGGTGCTGCTGGCGCGCTGGCTGGAGTCGAACTCGGACGTGATCATCTTCGACGAGCCCACCCGCGGCATCGACGTAGGCGCCAAGTACGAGATCTACCTCCTGATGAACGAACTCGCCCGGGCCGGCAAGGCGATCCTCATGATCTCCTCCGAACTGCCCGAAGTGCTCGGGATGAGCGACCGGGTGCTCGTGATGCACCAGGGCCGCATCAACGGCGAAATCGCCGACGTCCGCCGCGCCACGCAGGAGGAGGTGATGGCGCTGGCGGTGGCATAA
- a CDS encoding substrate-binding domain-containing protein, whose amino-acid sequence MRTRLYFLFALLLTLPACGPQGSGDTSAPAADEVTVGVSLLTMTHPFFQNLAAGLEEEGAKYGMKVTVVSTEFDVAKQKDQLSNFIVQGVDAIVLSPADSKAIGTAIQEANAAGIPVFTADIAALADGVSIVTHIATDNYAGGRLAAEAVMEVLGTSGQVAIIDHPEVESVIQRTTGFHEVINAANTAGATIEVVAQLTGGGTKDRAFKVAEDILQAHPNLDVIFAINDDTALGAVAAIEKAGKSGTVQVVGFDGTAEARKAIRDGKIYADVIQHPRQIGAMTIASIRAYMAGEATPAEQLIPATLYRQADAQADATIAE is encoded by the coding sequence ATGCGCACCCGCCTCTATTTCCTTTTCGCCCTCCTCCTCACCCTCCCCGCCTGCGGCCCGCAAGGCAGCGGTGACACCTCCGCCCCAGCGGCGGACGAGGTGACCGTCGGCGTCTCCCTCCTCACCATGACCCATCCGTTTTTCCAGAACCTGGCCGCCGGCCTGGAGGAAGAGGGCGCCAAATACGGCATGAAGGTGACGGTCGTCTCCACCGAGTTCGACGTCGCGAAGCAGAAGGACCAGCTCTCGAACTTCATCGTCCAGGGCGTCGACGCGATCGTGCTGAGCCCGGCGGATTCAAAGGCCATCGGCACGGCGATCCAGGAGGCGAACGCCGCCGGCATCCCCGTCTTTACGGCGGACATCGCGGCGCTGGCGGATGGGGTGAGCATCGTCACCCACATCGCGACGGACAACTACGCCGGCGGCCGGCTCGCGGCCGAGGCGGTGATGGAGGTGCTCGGGACGAGCGGCCAGGTGGCCATCATCGACCACCCGGAGGTCGAGTCGGTCATCCAGCGCACCACAGGCTTCCACGAGGTCATCAACGCAGCGAATACGGCAGGCGCGACAATCGAAGTCGTGGCCCAACTTACAGGCGGCGGCACCAAAGACCGGGCGTTTAAGGTGGCCGAGGACATCCTCCAGGCCCACCCGAACCTCGACGTAATCTTCGCGATCAACGACGACACGGCGCTCGGCGCGGTGGCGGCGATCGAAAAAGCCGGCAAATCCGGCACCGTCCAGGTGGTCGGATTTGACGGGACGGCCGAGGCCCGCAAGGCCATCCGCGACGGGAAGATCTACGCCGACGTGATCCAGCACCCCCGCCAGATCGGCGCGATGACCATCGCGTCCATCCGCGCCTACATGGCCGGCGAGGCCACGCCAGCGGAGCAGCTCATCCCCGCCACCCTCTACCGCCAGGCCGACGCCCAGGCTGATGCTACAATAGCGGAATAA